The sequence TCTTTCAGGAAATACGGTAGATACCAATTCGAATTTTATCGCCACCGAGCTCAAAAATATCGGAATCAAAGTGGTACAGATTTTTACCATTTCAGATGAGATAGAAATTATTAAAAATACCCTGAAATCTGCTTTTGAATTGGGAGATTTAGTGATTACAACCGGAGGTTTGGGGCCAACGAGAGATGATAAAACCAAAAAAGCTTTAGCTGAATTTTTTGATGATGAAATTGCTTTGGATGAGGTTACTTTTGAACATTTGAAAGGATACATGGAAAGGCGCGGTCGTATCGAAATTCTTGAAAGAAACCGTGAACAGGCTTTTGTTCCTACAAAATCAACCGTTTTTCAAAATCATTACGGTACAGCACCTTGTGTGATGATGGAACAGGACGGAAAACTATCTTTCAGTCTGCCGGGCGTTCCTTACGAAGTAAAGCCTTTGATTAAAGACCAAATTGTTCCATATTTAAAAGATAAATTTAATCTGAATTATATTTCCACAAGAATTGTTTCTGTCGTAGGAATTCCGGAAAGTATTTTAGCAGACCAAATTGAAGAATGGGAATTGGCGTTGCCGGAAAACCTTGCCTTGTCTTATCTTCCTGTCGGAACCAGAGTAAAACTAAGGCTGACGGCAACCGGAACTGATGAAGATGCATTACAAATTCAGTTGGAAGACGAAATTCAAAAGCTATTTCCGATTATTGGAGACAATATTATTGCAACTTCGGAAGATAAAATTGAAAAGATTTTAGGGGAGATTTTAAGCGAGAAAGAATTAACAATTTCAACAGCAGAAAGTTGTACAGGCGGACATTTGGCACAAATGCTTACTTCAAATCCCGGAAGTTCTAAATACTTTATTGGTGGATTAGTTGCATATGCAACACAAAAAAAGACAGATATTCTTCATGTTTCTGAAGGTACTATCGAAAGATTTACGGTGGTAAGCAGAGAGGTTTCCCGTGAAATGGCGGATGGCTGTCAGGTTTTATTTAAATCTGATATTTCTCTTTCTACAACAGGAGTTGCCGGTCCGGGAAAAGGAGAGGATGGTAAAGATGTAGGCTTGGTGTATTACACGATAAATGTCAACAACGAATCTGAAACTTTCAAACTTCATCTTCCGCATTTAGACAGGCAGGATTTTATTTATTTTGTCTCGCAGAAAATTATTCAGGATTTGGTAGGGATTTTAATTTCAAAATAGAGAATCAAACATTTGCAACTTAAAATAAATTAACTTTACCGTAACAAAAATTAAATTCAATATACTTATAGTATAAATTATTATTACAATGAAAAAATTAACGCTTTCTTTGTTTTTATTGGCAGGAATTTGTTCACAAAATACGCTGAACGCTCAGGCTAAATCTACCAAAACAGCAACTGCAGCAGATAAAGGTTTAGACATCAGTTTGATGGATAAATCTGTTCGTCCACAAGATGATTTCTACAACTACGTGAGTGGAACGTGGATGAAAACTGCTAAAATTCCTTCTGATAAACCAACTTGGGGAAGTTTCAACAAATTGGCT comes from Chryseobacterium sp. 3008163 and encodes:
- a CDS encoding CinA family nicotinamide mononucleotide deamidase-related protein, encoding MQNAVLITIGDEILSGNTVDTNSNFIATELKNIGIKVVQIFTISDEIEIIKNTLKSAFELGDLVITTGGLGPTRDDKTKKALAEFFDDEIALDEVTFEHLKGYMERRGRIEILERNREQAFVPTKSTVFQNHYGTAPCVMMEQDGKLSFSLPGVPYEVKPLIKDQIVPYLKDKFNLNYISTRIVSVVGIPESILADQIEEWELALPENLALSYLPVGTRVKLRLTATGTDEDALQIQLEDEIQKLFPIIGDNIIATSEDKIEKILGEILSEKELTISTAESCTGGHLAQMLTSNPGSSKYFIGGLVAYATQKKTDILHVSEGTIERFTVVSREVSREMADGCQVLFKSDISLSTTGVAGPGKGEDGKDVGLVYYTINVNNESETFKLHLPHLDRQDFIYFVSQKIIQDLVGILISK